GAGAGAAGAAGATAAGGGAATTACTGACGTTATTTATTGAAAGCAGTGCTGTTATTCTTCAGGGATTAGATGCGGCTTCTGAGCAGGAAGATAACGCAGAGGTGAAAAAACTGGCCCATAAACTAAAAGGATCGGCTGCATCTATGGGGATGACACAGGTATTCCGGATCTGTCTGGCGACAGAAAGCGCTGAGCATCCGCTTGAGCAGTATCGTGAAACAGAAGCAGAGCTGAAATCGGTGCTTTCAGAGTCGGTTGAGGTTCTGAAAGAAGAATTTAACTGGATTAGTCTGGACTGAATCTATCAGGACTGATACAGCGATTTAACCAGACCTGACAGATTGTGCTATCTTATTTTTGCCCCTTTGCGTGATAGAGTCGTTACTCAGTGCAGATCATAGCACGGAGTTTTAACGTACATTTCCTAATAGCTGGCTGTTGAAAGGCGGTGCTCAATTTCTCCCAAAAGTGTTCATGGAAGGCGCTCCGAGCAAGAACTTTAAGCCTGCATCATTATGCAAGTTCGCTGGGAGGAATAGCTCACCTATGGACGAAGCGACTTACGCGCTCTGGCTTAAATCCACCTATCGGATAACTTCTGGTATCCCAAAACGCAATCAGGCACCGCTGTTCGCAGTGCCTGATATGGAAGAAAAGGACATATGAGCACCAGCATGCTCATGAAGCGTACTTCAGTAAATGCAAAGTTACGCAGCTATATGATTCGTTGTACTCGTAAATAAATTCATCAATATAGGCGATTTAATATTTAGTTGATTTGCATTAAATAAAACTCAGCAGGTCCTTCAATTGAGTTACCTTGTATAATTGATCCCCTTCTTCAAACGCTTCGTCTTCGTGAGTAGCATGAGCAAAGTAGAGTGTTTTCACTCCCGCCTTAACACCAGCCTCAACACCGACAAGCGAGTCATCGATAAATAAGCACTCATCTGAAGAGACAGACATTTTATCCATTACATAATGGATAAGGCCGGGATCCGGCTTCCAGACATTAGCATCAAAGGCGCTGAATATCCGTCCTTCAAAAAAGTGGTACAGATCTGTTAGCGGCAAGGTAACTTCCATTTTTTCAAGCGGTGCATTAGATGCGATACAGATAGCAATCTGGTTTTGCAGCAAGGATTCAAGTACCTCTCTAACACCGTCAATTGGAGTTAGAAACTCTGTAAATAGTTGGTTGCATCGAACGCGGTAGCGTGAAATTAATTGCTTTAGTCCTTCACCCTCAAGAAGGGTTTCATTATCTATCAGGCTGCTCAAAATATAGTCGATCTTCATACCCTGGTAGTTTTTCTTGAGCCAGTCGTACTCAACCTGTATACCAGCAGAGTCTAGAATATCTACTTGTGCCTGTATGCACAGCTTTTCACTGTCAATTAAGGTACCGTCACAGTCAAAAATAACGCACTTGACAGACTTTCTTTTATTCATTCTCTTAGCCTTTTGAAATAAGAGCAGAGTAATTCGCTGCATCCGGAGTAAATTGTATTAAGCACTTTCCCGTATCATCAGCTCGTGAGGTAATACCTTCTGCGAGCTATCGAGACTCTTTCCTTCAATCAATGCGATAACAGACTCTACTGCCAGCGCCGCCATCTGTAACCTGGGAGTGCGAATGGTCGTCAGCCTTGGGGTAATCACTTCAGCAAAGTCAAGGTCATTAAAACCAACGATATCTAGTTCATCTCCTACCTTTACCTCCAATCTTTGACACTCCATGATGGCGCCGGCTGCGAGGTCATCGTTTACAAAAAACACCGCTTCAGTTTCCGGCCAGTTGCTTAATATCTCCACTATTGCCTGAGCTCCGTTATGAAAAGATGTCCGTTCTTTGATATTGATAAACCGGTGCTTTTCCAATCCGTGCTTTTCCATCGTAGCTTCCCAAGCTTCTTTCCGGAGTTGTGCCCGTCGGTCAAGCCAGGTGGAACAGAAGGCGATGTTTTTACGCCCCTTGTTTATCAGGTATTCCGTCAACTCGGTTGCTGCAGCAATCTGATCCACACCAAAGTTGGCATTAAATGTCGGGTTATCGAGCACATCCATTATTTCGATTACCGGCAAGCCGGCATTTTTTATCAGTGTCCGGGACTTGGACGAATGATTGGTTTCAGTAAGGATAAATCCGTCAACATTATGCTGAAGGAAGTTTTCTATTACCTTTTCTTCACCCATCAAGGTATAGGTCGAGTCTCCAATAAGCAGATTGTAGCCACTATCTTCACACTTCTTCTTTGCAGTGCTAATGATTTCTGAAAACACCGAGTTGGTAAAACTTGGTACGATAAGTACGATAGAACGGCTGGAAGAAGAAGCCAGCGTTTTCGCCGCAACATTAGGAATATAGTGCAGAACCTTACACGCCTCCTGAACCTTAGCGTGAACTTCAGCAGAGACCCGACCGGGATTGTTTAACGCTCTAGAAACCGTTGATTTATTAATACCCAAATATTCTGCAATATCTGAGATGGTTGTTCTTTTGTTCATCTGTCACCATCTTATTAGAGAATGCACCCTAAAAGGTGCATTCCATTATTATTTCCTTACTGAGGTGTGGCCCAGCTCATCGCCCCATTACTAGGATGGTCCAGTGCCAAGCGCAAAACATCAAACAACTCCCTGTCTGCCCAGCTTTTGGAACCACGCATTTCTGTACTCTCAGCGGTCTGTTCAACATTGTTGAGTAGTCCACTAATTCCATCAACCTCAACGAGTTCACCATCTTTGATTTGCCCGATGGAGCCTCCTTTTTGCGCTTCCGGAGTCACATGTACTACCGCCGGAACCTTTCCTGAAGCTCCGGACAAGCGGCCGTCTGTAATTAGTGCAACCTGATAACCTTTGTCGTAGATATTACCCAGTAAAGGAATTAACTTATGCAATTCCGGCATACCGTTTGCGACCGCGCCCTGATTTTTAACCACCACAACAACATCCTGCCAAAGCTCATCATTCTGATAGGCATCATATACCGCTTGCTGACTGTCAAATACACGAGCCGGTGCTTTAACGATACGTTTTGATTCTGCAACAGCTGATGTTTTCATGATCCCCTGGCCAAGATTGCCCTTAAGCAGTTTGATCCCTCCGACAAAATCAAATGGCTGCTCTGTCGTAGCGATAATGTTTCTGTCCGTTACAGGGCGTTCAGCACTAAACACCTGGACGGAGATGGTTTCACCGTTGTAACATGGAGCATTACCATGTAACAACCCAGCTCGCAGTAACTCAGCCATAACGGCTGATACCCCACCAGCATCATGAAACTGATTCACATCAGCAAAACCGTTAGGATAAACCTTAGCTAAGAGAGGGACGATGGCAGAGAGTTTGTCGATATCTTCCCAACATAAATCGATCCCGGCCGCTCTTGCTATCGCCACAAGATGCAGAGTGTGATTGGTTGAGCCACCGGTTGCCAGCCAGACAACACATGCATTGATAATTGACTCTTCTGTAATCAGTTCGTACAAAGGTAATGCACTTTCACTAAGTATGCCCTCAACCACTTCTTTTATCACTTCTGACTTCCCGTCACAAGCTTTACTTAGTCCGCTGTCAACCGGTTGCAACCCGAGCGACTCCAGCATAACCTGATTAGTATTCGCGGTTCCGTAAAACGAGCAGGTGCCCTCACTGTGATAACACTTGCACTCTGTATCAAGCAGTTGTTCTGTGGTTATTTTACCGTTATGGAAATCTTGCCGGGCTTTCGATTTCTCTGAGTTGCTTATCCCGGTTGCCATCGGGCCGGAAGGCAGGAAGCAGGCCGGAATATGACCTCTAGATAGGGCGCCAATCAACATCCCCGGAACAATCTTGTCGCAGGTCCCCAACAGTACTACCCGGTCTGCAGTTGAGCAGGAGAGAGGGATCGCGGTTGACATTGCGATGATATCCCGGCTCATCAGTGACAACTCCATACCCTGATACCCCTGCACAACACCGTCACAAATGGCAGGCACCCCTCCGATAAATACTGCGCTGTGCCCCAGTTCAGCACTGAACGACTTAATCTTGTCTGGATAATGAGCATAGGGGGCATGCGCCGATACCATTTCATTATATGAACTGATGATTCCCAGAGTAAAACTGGACTTCTGACGCATAATTGTACGCCTGTCTGTATCAATAGCAGCAAGGACGTGAGCAGCGTTGCTTGGTTCAATAGAGTGTGTGGAAAGTTGATGACTCTTAATCTCTTTCAGACGCGAGAGGTATTTTTCTCTGTATACCACACTGCGCTTTTTCAGTGATTCTGTGATTTTCTTTAGTTGCTGGTTACACATAATTTGCCTCACTTAGCACGTCAAGCGCACGGTCAACTACACCATCTATATCACTGTCGTCGATGGAAACCTCTACATAATCGATCTGCTCATCGTTTGTAGGTTCAACAAGCACATCAAACTGACTCATCAGCATTTCATCACCATTAAAGTAGTGTCCTCCCCGATTTTTCATTCGCTCGCTTATTATCTCAAAAGAACCTTTCAGGTAGATAAATACTACATAATCTTTAATACTTTGCTGCAGTATCTGCCGATATTCAGGTTTTAAACAGGAACAGGCAACAACCAATGCCTCATTAGACTTAATGCACCCGGTTGCCAATTCGTTTAGTGTCTTTAACCAGGGTAATCTGTCATTATCAGTCAGTGGAATGCTGTTTCGCATCTTAGCAACATTTTCGGGCGGGTGATAGTCATCAGCATCAGCATATCTATATGATTTTATTGTCGATATACTCTCACCAACACTACTCTTACCACATCCTGAGACCCCCATCACAAAGAATATCTTTTTGTTTTTCATTTTGGCCTATCTCACATTTTTGTTAACTAATGCTTCAAATATAACCGATCTAAACCTAATATGGCAAGCGGTTGCCATGATTAATAAGATTTAGCTCAAACAGATTTCAGCAGGAATTAAGATGGAAGTGAAAGCGATAAAAGTATCTGGGGAGCACCAGGTAAATATTGAAAGTACTTCACTGGAGGTTGCAGCCGGTGAAACGCTGGTAAAGGTCACCCGGGGTGGAATATGCGGCTCCGATATTCACTACTACCAGCATGGTGGCATTGGTGATTTTAAGCTTCAGCACCCTATGACACTTGGTCATGAAGTGATAGGCCGCATTGCAGAAACTGGTCAGAGTGTGGCTGTTAACCCGAGCCGCCCATGCGGCAAATGCTCGTACTGCCTGGACGGAAAATCAAATCAGTGTATTGATATGGAGTTTTTTGGCAGTGCGATGCGCAATCCTCATGTGAACGGCGGTTTTGCAGAGTATGTCAAGGTCAGAGAAGACCAACTGGTTCCGTACGATGACTCTGTAAGTGAAGACGTGATGGCGTTTGCAGAACCTCTGGCCGTTGCAATCCATGCGGTTAACCAGAGTGGTGGTGTTCTGGGGAAAAAGGTACTGGTTACTGGGTGCGGCCCTATCGGTTGCTTAATCATAGCCGCATGCCGTGCTGCGGGAGCCAGTGAAATAGTCGGATCCGATCTGACTGAACGATGCAGGAACATCGCCCAGGAAATGGGTGCAGACAATACCTACTCACCAGTTGACGAAGTGTCATCTAAGTACAGTGCCGACAAAGGCTACTTTGATGTTTCCTTTGAAGCGTCAGGCGCAGTACCGGCCTTTCATTCCTGTATCGATATGACAAAGGCCGCAGGCTCACTAGTCCTCGTTGGCATGAGACCGGGAATGGTGGATTTCCCGCTAACAAAATGCCTGGCGAAAGAGATCAACGTGCGAGGCACATTCCGCTTTGTAAGTGAATTTGAAACATCAGTCAGATGGTTAGAAAAAGGCAAGGTAAACCCTCTTCCACTGCTGACAAAAGTGTTTCCGTATATGGAAATCCTGGATGCTTTAAAACTGGCCGAAGATAAAACTTTGGCAATGAAAGTTCAATTATCATTTGAGGACTAAAATGAAAAACTTATTTGATCTAACAGGCAAGCTGGCACTGGTGACTGGCTCTGCTCAGGGTATAGGAAATCTTCTGGCAAAAGGGCTGGCAGAACACGGTGCGACGATTATAGTCAATGACATCACACAGGAAAGAGCTGACAAAGCCGCTCAGGAATTGTTGGATATGGGCTACAAAGCGCATGGCGTTGCTTTTGATGTAACCAATAAAGGTGAGATTGAAACCTCGGTTACCCATATCGAAGAGAAGTTGGGTGAAATCGATATCCTGGTTAACAATGCTGGCATCCAGCGCCGTCATCCTTTCCTTGAGTTTCCTGAAAAAGACTGGGATGACGTTATCCGGGTAAACCAGAAAGCCGTATTTCTGATGATGCAGGAAGTCGGCAAACATATGGTGAAAAGAAAGCGCGGCAAAATCATCAATATCGGTTCAATGCAGAGCGAACTGGGCCGTGACACCATTACCCCGTATGCCGCTTCAAAAGGTGCGGTAAAAATGCTGACGCGCGGCGGCTGTGTTGAGCTGGCCAGACACAACATTCAGGTCAACGGAATCGCTCCGGGATACTTTATTACTGAATTAACCAAGCCTCTGGTTGATAACCAGGAATTTACAGAGTGGCTGTGTAACAGAACCCCTGCTAACCGCTGGGGAAATCCAGAAGAGTTGATTGGTGCTGCCGTTTATCTGTCAGCTCCTGCTTCTGATTTTGTAAACGGCCACCTGTTATTTGTAGACGGCGGAATGCTGGCTGCTGTTTAACTGTACTACTCCAATAACCTATATACCTATTTATGTGAAGGTACACTATGAAAATTAAACAACTTACCCTTACTCTTTCTTCCCTGCTCCTTGCTGGTTCGGCGCTGGCTGCTGATATTAACTTAAAGTTCCAGAGTTCTAACTTCACTGGTGAACAAGTTTATACCATTCAGAAAAAATGGGCTGATAGTGCGGAAGCATCATCTAACGGCCGTATCCATATTGACCTGCTCCCTCTGGATGCCGTATTGAAGTCATCCGATATGCTGACCGGTGTTCGAAATAATATTATCGATGGCGCGGTGGCCACAGCGGCAATGTACTCCGGTGAAGATCCGGGCTTCGGACTGATTGGTGATACTATTTCCGCCTGGAATAGCGATGAAGATATTCTGAAGTTCTACTACTATGGCGGTGGCTTTGAAGTTGTTGATAAAGTTTTCCAAGCCTATGGTGCAAAACTCATTGGTGTATCCGTAACCGGTGCAGAGTCTCTGCCATCAAAAATCAAGATGGAAAAGGTAGAAGACTTTAAGGGTGTCAAAATGAGAGCACCATCTGGCCCGATTCAGAAACTGTTCGCTCGCATGGGTGCAGCACCAGTTGGCCTACCAGGCTCTGAAATTTACACTGCACTTGAAAAAGGCATTATCGACGCAGCGGACTTTTCTACTCTTGCGAATAACCAGAAACAGGGCGTGCATGACATCGCAAAATACCCTATCTACCCAGGTATCCACTCCTCACCAGCTGTACATACTGTGATGAACCTTAAAAAGTGGAATGCGTTGTCTGAAAATGATCAGACATTCCTGCTCAACCACTTCAAGGGGATGGCGATGGATTCGCTGCTTCAGGCACATTATGAAGATCAGATCGCTTATGGCGAAGCGCTTAAAGACGGCGTGACACCTGTTGCCTGGAGTATCGAAGAAAAAGAAAAAGTAAGAAAGTACGCGAAAGAAATCTGGAAAGAAATTGCTGATGACTCTGAAATCGGCAAGATGTACTACGATACTCTGCTTGATTTCCTGGGTACCCAGGGAATGCTATAAGGTAATTATTTTTCGACTAATCATTACCTTAGTGAGTAGCGGCCCAGCCGCTACTCACTAGAGAGTGGAGATTTAATAATGAATTTAAACCATATAGATAAGATTGATAAGTTCTTCATTAAAATCGGAGAGTGGGTTTCAGTTTTG
This genomic stretch from Vibrio sp. JC009 harbors:
- a CDS encoding HAD-IA family hydrolase, which translates into the protein MNKRKSVKCVIFDCDGTLIDSEKLCIQAQVDILDSAGIQVEYDWLKKNYQGMKIDYILSSLIDNETLLEGEGLKQLISRYRVRCNQLFTEFLTPIDGVREVLESLLQNQIAICIASNAPLEKMEVTLPLTDLYHFFEGRIFSAFDANVWKPDPGLIHYVMDKMSVSSDECLFIDDSLVGVEAGVKAGVKTLYFAHATHEDEAFEEGDQLYKVTQLKDLLSFI
- a CDS encoding LacI family DNA-binding transcriptional regulator, which gives rise to MNKRTTISDIAEYLGINKSTVSRALNNPGRVSAEVHAKVQEACKVLHYIPNVAAKTLASSSSRSIVLIVPSFTNSVFSEIISTAKKKCEDSGYNLLIGDSTYTLMGEEKVIENFLQHNVDGFILTETNHSSKSRTLIKNAGLPVIEIMDVLDNPTFNANFGVDQIAAATELTEYLINKGRKNIAFCSTWLDRRAQLRKEAWEATMEKHGLEKHRFINIKERTSFHNGAQAIVEILSNWPETEAVFFVNDDLAAGAIMECQRLEVKVGDELDIVGFNDLDFAEVITPRLTTIRTPRLQMAALAVESVIALIEGKSLDSSQKVLPHELMIRESA
- a CDS encoding dihydroxy-acid dehydratase, which encodes MCNQQLKKITESLKKRSVVYREKYLSRLKEIKSHQLSTHSIEPSNAAHVLAAIDTDRRTIMRQKSSFTLGIISSYNEMVSAHAPYAHYPDKIKSFSAELGHSAVFIGGVPAICDGVVQGYQGMELSLMSRDIIAMSTAIPLSCSTADRVVLLGTCDKIVPGMLIGALSRGHIPACFLPSGPMATGISNSEKSKARQDFHNGKITTEQLLDTECKCYHSEGTCSFYGTANTNQVMLESLGLQPVDSGLSKACDGKSEVIKEVVEGILSESALPLYELITEESIINACVVWLATGGSTNHTLHLVAIARAAGIDLCWEDIDKLSAIVPLLAKVYPNGFADVNQFHDAGGVSAVMAELLRAGLLHGNAPCYNGETISVQVFSAERPVTDRNIIATTEQPFDFVGGIKLLKGNLGQGIMKTSAVAESKRIVKAPARVFDSQQAVYDAYQNDELWQDVVVVVKNQGAVANGMPELHKLIPLLGNIYDKGYQVALITDGRLSGASGKVPAVVHVTPEAQKGGSIGQIKDGELVEVDGISGLLNNVEQTAESTEMRGSKSWADRELFDVLRLALDHPSNGAMSWATPQ
- a CDS encoding gluconokinase — its product is MKNKKIFFVMGVSGCGKSSVGESISTIKSYRYADADDYHPPENVAKMRNSIPLTDNDRLPWLKTLNELATGCIKSNEALVVACSCLKPEYRQILQQSIKDYVVFIYLKGSFEIISERMKNRGGHYFNGDEMLMSQFDVLVEPTNDEQIDYVEVSIDDSDIDGVVDRALDVLSEANYV
- the idnD gene encoding L-idonate 5-dehydrogenase, which codes for MEVKAIKVSGEHQVNIESTSLEVAAGETLVKVTRGGICGSDIHYYQHGGIGDFKLQHPMTLGHEVIGRIAETGQSVAVNPSRPCGKCSYCLDGKSNQCIDMEFFGSAMRNPHVNGGFAEYVKVREDQLVPYDDSVSEDVMAFAEPLAVAIHAVNQSGGVLGKKVLVTGCGPIGCLIIAACRAAGASEIVGSDLTERCRNIAQEMGADNTYSPVDEVSSKYSADKGYFDVSFEASGAVPAFHSCIDMTKAAGSLVLVGMRPGMVDFPLTKCLAKEINVRGTFRFVSEFETSVRWLEKGKVNPLPLLTKVFPYMEILDALKLAEDKTLAMKVQLSFED
- the idnO gene encoding gluconate 5-dehydrogenase; protein product: MKNLFDLTGKLALVTGSAQGIGNLLAKGLAEHGATIIVNDITQERADKAAQELLDMGYKAHGVAFDVTNKGEIETSVTHIEEKLGEIDILVNNAGIQRRHPFLEFPEKDWDDVIRVNQKAVFLMMQEVGKHMVKRKRGKIINIGSMQSELGRDTITPYAASKGAVKMLTRGGCVELARHNIQVNGIAPGYFITELTKPLVDNQEFTEWLCNRTPANRWGNPEELIGAAVYLSAPASDFVNGHLLFVDGGMLAAV
- a CDS encoding TRAP transporter substrate-binding protein, coding for MKIKQLTLTLSSLLLAGSALAADINLKFQSSNFTGEQVYTIQKKWADSAEASSNGRIHIDLLPLDAVLKSSDMLTGVRNNIIDGAVATAAMYSGEDPGFGLIGDTISAWNSDEDILKFYYYGGGFEVVDKVFQAYGAKLIGVSVTGAESLPSKIKMEKVEDFKGVKMRAPSGPIQKLFARMGAAPVGLPGSEIYTALEKGIIDAADFSTLANNQKQGVHDIAKYPIYPGIHSSPAVHTVMNLKKWNALSENDQTFLLNHFKGMAMDSLLQAHYEDQIAYGEALKDGVTPVAWSIEEKEKVRKYAKEIWKEIADDSEIGKMYYDTLLDFLGTQGML